CGCAGTGTCGGGTTTCCTTTTAGAACCCATCTGTCCCAAACGGTCCAAGCCATGTCGCGGTGCTTCACCACCTTTGGCGGAACCGGTTCAGCCATGGAGAAGAGGGGAGCGCCAGGTTGGCAAATGTGTTCCTGTAGGCTTCCACTTTGTGTCCTCCATCGAGACCTTGTAGAGCTCGAGGCAGACCAGACCAGTGGCCATGGCTGTTGAGGTCGCAATGGCTGGGATGATTCTCCCTGCAATGAACTTTGCTTTCAGCTTGTCGACTTCAGGTATGCTGTAGTTCCTCGCCCTCATGTTGGCTAGACCCGCTATCACATCCATGTGATAGTTTGTATCATCATCCTACAAACACACAATATGATTCAAATAACAACACTCCTTGGTTAAGATTCAACCTTTGTTATCAATTAGATTTCATTCAGTGAGAATAGCATCAGAGAATATTACCTTTTCGAATTGAATGGTTTCATCCTGAAATCTGGAGACAAGTTATGCCTACACTTCTCGAGCTTAGCAATGAGGTCGTTGTGATGACGCAGCGTCGTCGTCACCGAAGCAGTGGTTAAAGTGGTGGCTTTCTCATCTGTCACAATCTTTGCATCTTTTCTTTCTTGGCTCAAAGTCTGGGACTATCACATTGTCAATAGCTTCAGCTGCTGCCTTTGGGTCTTTAGTCCACTCAGGCACAGGATCCCAAATGTCTCTGCTCTTAAAATAGCAGTGGCCGTGATGAAATTGAGGAGACTTGGATCAGAAGAGGAGTACTGGAGCGGACGTGGGAATCTTTTAGGAGCAGACCAGAATGGAGCTCCAGTGCTTGTCGCAGCATCTTCAGGAAATGTGTATATCAATTGCTTTACGCGGTTAACAAAGTAATCCTCAAACCTGGTCACGTGAAATAGAAACACATTAATGAGACTCCACAAAGGACTTCTTACCTCCTGACAAcgttttttaaactttttaatggTTTCCTACTTATTTTCCGATTAAACAATTCTGAATCCTGAAATGCTGCACGTAAAAGAACTAAATAACCATAGAAGCACAGGTTAAAATCTTTCATTCTATCATTACCACTGCTATTCTGAACCTACGTACGACTTTACTAATTAAGAGTGTGTCAGTACCTGAGTCGAGCCCAGGTTAAACAGTCTTGGAAGTTCTCACACTTCTCCTTGTCAAGGCACTCAACAATCCTCTCCAATGTGTCCCTTGCCTGAGCATCGCCAGCACTCATCATTGAGTTAGTGTACTCAACAGGGCTGGAAAGATATGCATTCACTTCAGCGGGAGTCTTCTCAAGCAGACCTTCAAACTCAGAGCGAGCCCAAGTTAAACAGTGATCAATGTTATGTGGAAACGAGTGCACTGTACACATGGGGCCTGTTTCTCTGGTGGATCCCTTGACGCCCCGTAATTTTCAGTTAGATGTGGAATAACCATCTGCGTGTTACACTTTGCACCAAGAGTCCCAGACTCAAGGAGCGGCTTCTGGAAATACAAGCACCTAGAATCAACATAGAGCCTCGCATTGACATTATCCAGTGCATTGACGACAACAGTTAAGTTCTCCCAGAAGGCATCGTCAAATACATTCTCTGTCTCAGCGCCCAACACGGTTTTGTAGCGCCTCAATGTTGAACTTGGGGTTTATAGCTGCAGCAGCGGAAGCAGCAACCGTTGATTTAGCCTGTCCAATGTTCCAGTCACGGAACAGAAATTGACGGCTGAGGTTACTCTTCTCGATTATATCATCATCAGTCACTGTCAGCTTCCCTTGGTCTCCACATGAAACTCCCATCAGAGCCATATTTTTCAAGAACTCGCAGCCAAGAGCACCGGACCCTACTGTGAAAACTTTAGCATCTTCGAGTTTCTGCTGGAACTTGGCCCCAAATACAGATATTTGGGCATCGTACCGGCTATTCCTTGGTGCAACGTCACTAGAATCCAGAGGTTCAGAGGGGAGTGACTCCACTGAATCGAAGTAGAAAACtgataaagaaaataagaagttCAACATCAGGTGCCATTAGGAAACTAGAAACAATATGTGTCAAAAAAAGAGCGATGATGCGTATCAGTTAATGTTCCTTTATCATTGGATTTCTATCTCTAACTTTAAGAAACTACAAGATtcctaattatttttatatactttaaactACTTTTAcgttttaacatattatatatgGATGAACGCTTGGATGTAAAACTCCTCCAAGCAAGAGAGTGCTTTGATGCTTTTTCGGGTTAGGCAAGGAGAGGAACATAGCTCTCTTGAGATTTGTTTAATTTCTGTTCTTGATAAGGTTTTAATAAAGAGCTTTGAGTTTTATTTGTCGTATCCACAGTTTCTAACCCAAGTACATGAAAAAAGAAATATCACCTGAAAGAGGGGATGGAATTTTCCAGAGCAAGCTTTGACAACCTCCTGTCCAACAATACCGCCAAACATTGCAGCCATCGGATTCAGGACAGCCTTGGCTCCAAAGGCAAAGTGTCTTAGAAGCTTATGGTCGACATTATCCACCTTCAAATCACCCTGCCCCGTATTGATGGATGTGGCAATAGATATAAGCTGCTGAGCGTCCTCTTCCGAGCCAGCAACAGGAAATCTACCAGCTTCAGATGTAAACCGATCAAGCGCCTGGAATGCTAAGTGAAGGAGTGGAGGCCGATCAAACTTAGAGAAATCACTAAACAGAAAATCCCCTGGATCACTAAGAGCTTCCCTCAACGGCTTGAAATTCAGCAACTTTGGCTGTTTCACCTGAGTGACAATACCACCCTTCACATATGTTCCATAGCCTGTAGTGTCCTCTTCAAGGGTGAATGAATATGGCCGTGCACTTTTTATCTTCCTTGGTTTCCCATCGTTCAGTTCGGTCATACCCTCAACTTCAGAGAAACGACAAGGTCACCATCTTGAAATTCAAGTCTCTCATCGTCAACACAAGAGATAATGCCTGGTTTTCATTAGAGATGGAGGCAATGATGCCTGTGTGTGG
This genomic stretch from Brassica napus cultivar Da-Ae unplaced genomic scaffold, Da-Ae ScsIHWf_3085;HRSCAF=3899, whole genome shotgun sequence harbors:
- the LOC106451444 gene encoding LOW QUALITY PROTEIN: ubiquitin-activating enzyme E1 1 (The sequence of the model RefSeq protein was modified relative to this genomic sequence to represent the inferred CDS: inserted 11 bases in 11 codons; deleted 5 bases in 4 codons), whose translation is MLHKRASEASSVASEIVVSSDLASSSSPIKRRRIDITDSASENXSIVAASGSTSSGGSVVQQQRDMAFGNSNRQEIDEDLHSRQLAVYGRETMRRLFASNVLISGMHGLGAEIESNLAGVKSVTLHDERVVELWDLSSNFVFSEDDVGKNRADASVHKLQDLNNAVVVSSLTTSLTKEHLSGFQVVVFSXISLEKAIEFNDYCHSHQPPIAXVKADVRGLFGSVFCDFGPEFAVLDVDGEEPHTGIIASISNENQAXISCVDDERLEFQDGDLVXFSEVEGMTELNDGKPRKIKSARPYSFTLEEDTTGYGTYVKGGIVTQVKQPKLLNFKPLREALSDPGDFLFSDFSKFDRPPLLHLAFQALDRFTSEAGRFPVAGSEEDAQQLISIATSINTGQGDLKVDNVDHKLLRHFAFGAKAVLNPMAAMFGGIVGQEVVKACSGKFHPLFQVIFLFSFFYFDSVESLPSEPLDSSDVAPRNSRYDAQISVFGAKFQQKLEDAKVFTVGSGALGCEFLKNMALMGVSCGDQGKLTVTDDDIIEKSNLSRQFLFRDWNIGQAKSTVAASAAAAINPKFNIEALQNRVGAETENVFDDAFWENLTVVVNALDNVNARLYVDSRCLYFQKPLLESGTLGAKCNTQMVIPHLTENYGASRDPPEKQXPMCTVHSFPHNIDHCLTWARSEFEGLLEKTPAEVNAYLSSPVEYTNSMMSAGDAQARDTLERIVECLDKEKCENFQDCLTWARLRFEDYFVNRVKQLIYTFPEDAATSTGAPFWSAPKRFPRPLQYSSSDPSLLNFITATAILRAETFGXPVPEWTKDPKAAAEAIDNVIVPDFEPRRKDAKIVTDEKATTLTTASVTTTLRHHNDLIAKLEKCRHNLSPDFRMKPXQFEKDDDTNYHMDVIAGLANMRARNYSIPEVDKLKAKFIAGRIIPAIATSTAMATGLVCLELYKXLDGGHKVEAYRNTFANLAXPLFSMAEPVPPKVVKHRDMAWTVWDRWVLKGNPTLREVLQWXEDKGLNAYSISCGSCLLFNSMFPRHKERMDKKVVDLARDIAKVECPPYRRHLDVVVACEDEDDNDVDIPLVSIYFR